Genomic window (Jeotgalibacillus aurantiacus):
ATCCCCCTGTTTGGTTGACGATAGGCTTATATTCTTCCCATGCAGTTTCAAAGCTTTCAAGGGCAGCCTCTTCCTCGGGAACCAGATATGTAGCACGGTAATCTACTAAAATGCCATCAATATCCATGATGGCATTTTGGATTTCCTCTGAGTAAACGGTTGCCTCAGTTAAGACATCGTGCATCATTTCCGACTGGATCAATCCAACATGATTACTGATATTTCCGAGATAGGATAAGGGGATTACACGATCTACGTACATCGTATCAGCATTTTTATCCATTTGCATCATACTGTAAATAGCGATAATTCCGAGAATGAGGATCAGAGTGGCGATTGCAAAATAAGAAGTTAACAGCTTCCCAATCAATTTCATCAGCACACCTCTATTCAGATTTTTTTGAAAATTTAAGCTTTTACTGATCTATTATATCTATTTTCATCCTGTAATTACAACCAATATAGTAAAAAGTATTTATTTTATAGTGATCGATCGCGAATAATCAAAAAGATTGACTTAATACCCTATAGGGTATAATATTAACCTAGATTCATTGTTCAGATGCAGGGAGGTGCCCATTGTGGATTATCCAAAAGAAACGCTTCACCGATTGAAAAGAGTAGAGGGACAGCTTAGAGGCGTTCTTTCTATGATGGAAAACGGTAAGGACTGTAAGGAGGTCGTAACACAGCTTTCGGCAGTCCGGACTGCGATTGACCGCACGATTGGTCTGGTCGTGAGTGAAAATCTAGTTGCATGTGTAAGAGAAGCAAATGAGACAGATGGGCGAGAGCCGGATGAACTCATTAAAGAAGCGGTGAACCTGCTTGTGAAGAGCAGGTGATTTTTTTGAATAACTATATACCCTATAGGGTAATTATTTTTAGGAGGATTTGTCATGTCAGAAAAAAAGAGAACAACGATTGTATTATTCAGTGGGGATTATGATAAAGCGATGGCTGCTTATATTATTGCTAATGGAGCAGCTGCTTACGATCATGAGGTCACCATTTTTCATACGTTCTGGGGGCTGAATGCACTCCGTAAGGATGGAAATGTGGACGTGCAGAAAAGCGCGATGGAAAAGATGTTTGGCAAGATGATGCCAAAAGGTGCAGATAAAATGGGGCTGTCCAAAATGAATTTTGGAGGTCTTGGTCAGAAAATGATTAAAAGTGTGATGAAAAAGCATAATGCCATGGAACTTCCTAACCTGATCGAGATGGCTCAGGAGCAGGAGGTAAAGCTTGTTGCCTGTACGATGACGATGGATTTACTAGGGCTTCAGAAGGAAGAATTGCTTGAGGAAATTGATTATGCAGGTGTAGCAGCGTATTTAGCGGATGCTGAAGACGGGAACGTAAACTTATTTATTTAATCGTCTGAAGGAGGCAGCATCATGACTATTGAGTTGTTTATCGTATTATTTCTGATCGGCTTTATCGGCTCTTATATATCCGGAATGCTTGGTATCGGCGGCTCTATCATTAAATACCCTATGCTTCTCTATATTCCGCCGCTGTTTGGACTTGCTGCGTTCAGTGCGCATGAGGTGGCAGGGATTTCTGCGGTACAGGTATTCTTCGCGACCATTGGCGGTGTGTGGGCATATCGGAAGGGTGGATATCTGAACAAAACCTTAATTATTTATATGGGAGCTGCTGTGCTGATCGGCAGTCTGATCGGGGGACTTGGTTCAAAGGCTTTATCAGAGGACACCATCAATATGGTCTACGGAATTCTTGCGTCAATCGCAGCGGTTATGATGTTTGTTCCAAAAAAGGGCCGTGAAGATATTCCGTACGATCAAATAATATTTAATAAATGGCTGGCGGCAGGTCTGGCGTTTATCGTAGGTGTAAGTGCCGGCATTGTCGGAGCAGCAGGTGCCTTTTTACTCGTGCCGATTATGCTCGTCGTACTGAAAATACCAACCAGGGTAACCATAGCGTCATCGCTTGCCATTACCTTTATTGCCTCAATTGGTACAACAATTGGTAAAGTGACCACCGGACAGGTCGACTATTTACCGGCAGCCATTATGGTTGTAGCAAGTCTGATCGCTGCACCACTTGGAGCAAAGCTTGGAAAGAAAATGAATACAAAGGTGCTTCAGATCTTGCTGGCAGTGATTATTCTTGCAACAGCCATTAAGATTTGGATAGACATTTTGTAGGGGACGGAGCGGGTGATCCTTTTCACCAGCTCTGTCCCTCTTTTTTTGCTGAAGGCTGTAACATTCAAATGAGTGTTTGAATAATATGTTGGAAAGGAGTATATTATAATCAAACGAAGATTTGAATGTTAGGGGTGTTTTAATGAAAAGTGAGGTTTGCTGTGAGGCAACGAATATTCATCCTGATAAGGTTAAGCGCTCAAAAATTCATCTGCAGGAGACGAATGCAGCAAATGTTGCCAATCTGTTTAAAGCATTAGCTGATGATACAAGAATGAAGATTGCTCTTATTTTATCCAGAGAAGATGAGTTGTGTGTGTGTGATGTGGCAGAGGTCATTGAATCATCAAATGCGACCGCTTCCCATCACTTGCGTCATTTGAAATCACTTGGTCTGGCGAAAAGCCGGAAAGTGGGAAAACAGGTGTATTACTCGCTGGATGACCATCATGTGAAAAGCCTGATTGATCTTGCCGTAGAGCACGAAAAGGAGGTTCAGGAGCGCCATGAATCAAGTGAATGAAACGACTTATCGAGTAAATGGCTTTTCTTGTGCGGGTTGTGCAAAAACGTTTGAGAAGAATGTGAAAAGTCTCGAAGGGGTTGAGGATGCCCAGGTTAATTTTGGCGCTTCAAAAATTACTGTGAAAGGGTCAACCACGATTGAGCAGCTCGAGAAAGCAGGAGCCTTTGAAAAGCTGCGTGTTACTGATGATCGGGAACCGTATTCTCCACCAGAGAAAATCAATTTCTTCAAACTTCATTGGAATGTCTTGCTGTCATTCATTTTCTTAACAGCAGGTTTCATGACTGAACGCACGGTTCAGGAAGAATGGATTTCGGTTATTCTGCTGGCAGGAGCCATTGTGATTGGTGGGTATTCGCTTTTTATCACAGGATTTAAAAATTTGTTCCGCCTGAATTTTGATATGAGAACACTGATGACTGTTGCGGTCATTGGCGCTGCGATTATTGGAGAATGGGGAGAGGGAGCCGTTGTGGTGATCCTTTTTGCCATCAGCGAAGCGTTGGAACGTTATTCGATGGACAAAGCGAGAGCATCTATTCAATCTCTGATGGATATTTCCCCGAAAACGGCTCTGATCAGACGTGGACATCATGAAATCGAAGTTCCGGTCGATGATGTTAGGCCGGGGGATCTGATGATCGTAAAACCCGGCGATAAAGTCGCGATGGACGGGGTGATTGTGAAGGGGCATTCCTCCATCAACCAGGCCGCCATTACGGGTGAATCCATACCGGTTGAAAAAAGCGAACAAGACTCCGTTTTTGCGGGTACCCTAAATCAGGAGGGCGTTCTGGAAGTTGAAGTAACCAAAAATGTTCAGGACACTACGCTTGCGAAAATTATTCATATGGTGGAGGAAGCACAGGCGGAACGTGCACCTTCTCAGGCTTTTGTTGATCAATTCGCCAAATATTATACCCCTGCTATTATCGCCATTGCCTTTTTAGTGGCGATCCTGCCGCCTCTTGTGGGAGGAGCAGACTGGACGCAGTGGATTTATCAGGGGCTGGCTGTTCTTGTCGTCGGCTGTCCGTGTGCACTTGTTATTTCAACCCCTGTGGCGATCGTAACAGCGATTGGAAATGCAGCGAAACAGGGGGTCTTAATCAAAGGTGGCGTCTATCTTGAGGAAATGGGCAAGCTTGACACAATCGCTTTTGATAAAACTGGTACCCTGACGAAAGGGGAGCCATCTGTTACGGATGTTGTAGCGATTGACCCGCATTTTGATGAAGAAAAACTGATTCATTATGCAGCTGCGATTGAAAAACACTCCCGTCATCCGCTCGCTTCAGCCATTTTGTCAAAAGCAGGAGACACACAGCAAGAAGCCGATGGCGTACAATCCCTTACTGGAAAGGGAATTGAAGGGACCATTGAAGGCATTCGATACCTGATCGGAAAACCGGCTCTTTTCAGGGAGAAAGGTGTAAAAATCCCTGAACAGGAAGTGATGGAAGAACTGCTGTCAGAAGGAAAAACCGTTCTCGTTTTTGGAACGGAGAAACAGGTCATCGGTTTTATCGGGATAGCTGATGAAGTTCGTGAGATGTCTGCATCTGTTGTGAAGCGACTGCATGAACTTGGTATTAAATCCACGATTATGCTGACAGGTGATAATAAAGAAGCGGCTGCTGCGATTGCAAAAGCAACGGGCGTCTCCGAAGTGAGAGCCGAGCTTCTTCCGGAAGATAAACTGTCAGAGGTCAAAAAGCTTCGTGCCTCAGGCAGTCAGGTTGCCATGGTTGGGGATGGTGTCAATGATGCGCCGGCACTTGCTGCCTCAACAGTCGGGATTGCAATGGGTGGTGCCGGAACGGATACTGCCATGGAAACAGCTGATATTGCCCTGATGGGAGATGATCTTGAAAAGCTGCCATTTACAGTGAAATTAAGCCGTAAAGCACTCTGGATCATCAAGCAGAATATCGCTTTTTCAATCGGCATTAAAGTGATTGCGCTACTGCTTGTTGTGCCAGGCTGGCTGACCTTATGGATCGCGATTTTTGCTGATCTTGGTGCAACACTTCTTGTCACATTGAACGGTATGCGTCTGCTGCGTGTGAAAGAAAAGTCTTGACAGTGACAATTTTAATGCCATAAGATGGTGCTAACAAATAACGGAAGGGTGACCCGGGAGAATGAAGTACTAATCCTATTTTTAGAAAACAATGATGATAACTCTGTGATCGGCACACGCAACCCGTCTGTCTTCACGCGCATCATCCGTTTTCAGAATAGGATTAGGCTTAACCGGGGAATGTTTTAATCGGGAGAAGACTCTCCTTTTAAGGCATTCGTGTACCCATGCCTCCTATTCGATAAGCGGATAGGGGGCTTTTTTTGTCCCCTGACAATTGAAAATAGGGGATGATCGTATGACAATTTTACTGGAATTAAAAGAAATCAAAATGGCGGTAAAAGCAAGGACTTTATTTGAAATAGATGAACTGACCATTCGAAAGGGTGACCGGATCGGCCTGGTCGGAAAGAATGGTTCTGGAAAGTCAACCCTTCTTCACCTCGTCGCTGGAAAGCTGCAAGCTGAAGAAGGTGAGCTGTTCAAAAATGGACATATTACCCTGCTTCCCCAGCTGAAAAATACGGATACGGTAAAAAGCGGAGGAGAGGTTACGCAGGAATATATTAATCAGGCGTTTGCTGAAAAGCCGGATCTTCTACTGGCAGATGAGCCGACAACAAACCTCGACGTTGAACACGTTCAGTCTCTTGAGCAGCATCTGGAAAGGTTTCCTGGTTCCATCCTGATGGTTTCGCACGACCGGGCGTTTCTTGACAAGCTTTGTACGAAAATCTGGGAAATCGATGAAGGGAAGATCCAGGAATTTAAAGGGAACTATTCTGCTTTTGCTGAAACAAAAGCACTCAGAAGGCGTCAGCAGGAGGAAGCCCATGTTCAGTATGAGCGTAAAAAGAAGCAGCTTGAAGACGCCATTGAAGAGAAGGAAAAACGGGCGAAGCGTGCTACGAAGAAACCGAAGGACGGTACTGAAATTGAATCGAAGAATGCCAAGCCGTACTTTGCTAAAAAGCAGAAGAAGCTGAGACAAACGGCAAAGGCGCTTGAGACAAGGCTTAAACAGATGGAGAAGGTGGAGAGACCCAGAGAATTGCCCCCGGTTAAAATGAATCTGCCAAATGAGTCGGATATGAAAGGAAGAGCGATTATACGATTTGATAAGCAGATCATAACAGCCGGAGATAAGAAGCTGTTTTCAATCAAACCATTTCACATTAAAGGCGGTCAGAAGTTGGGACTGATCGGAGAAAATGGTTCAGGAAAAACAACTTTGATACGGGCTGTTCTGGACGGTAAAGAAGACATTCATGTATCGCCGTCCGTGAAATTCGGCTATTTCAGTCAGAATCTTGACCGCCTGAAAACAGACAAAACAATTCTTGCAAATGTCAGTGAGGATTCGATCCAAAAAGAAGACCTGATCAGAACCGTTCTCGCCCGGCTGCATTTTTATGGTGATGATGTCTATAAACCTGTCTCTGTTCTTTCCGGTGGAGAGCGGGTGAAGGTAGCGTTTGCCAAAGTGTTTTTAGGTGATTTAAACGTTTTGGTCATGGATGAACCGACCAATTTTCTTGATATTGAAGCGGTTGAGGCGCTGGAAAGCCTGCTGATGGATTATCGGGGCACCGTTTTATTCGTTTCGCATGACAGGCAATTAACCAGCAGGCTCGCAACAAGGATTCTTGAAATTAAAAAGGGCGAGCTTCATGTGTTCGATGGTACGCTTGCTGACTATCAGGCGTATCAACCGTCTGAAAGCCGTGATGAAAGCAAAGATCAATTACTCATGGTTGAAACAAAGATCTCAGAAGTGCTGAGCAGGATCAGCCTTATGCCAGACCCTGTGCTTGAGGAAGAATTTCAGGCGCTTGTACAGAAGAAAAGAGAGCTATTACAAAAAACGAAGTGAGCAGACAGGGGATTAATATGAGGGAATTATCAGTAAGAAAAGCAGAACAACATGATATTCAGGCACTGACTGCACTATCTGATCAGGTCTTTTCAAAGGAAGCGGAGAGATGGATGCCTGAGGGAGGAACGGATGCGAATGTACAGCCGCCCGGATATGCAGACCCGGAGATGATGCAGTATATGTCCGCGCATCTCGATGTTTTATGTCTTGAACTTGAAGGTGTACTGATCGGTGGTGCTGTGCTGACATTTCCTGCAAGGGGCTATGCCCGGATCGACCGCATTTTTATTGCGGTCTCTCAGCAGGGAAAAGGCTACGGTAAACAGGCAATGAAGCAGCTGGAGAAGCAGTATCCAGATCGCTTCAAATGGCAGCTTGAGACATCTGCAAGGCAGTTGCCGAACCGTTATTTTTATCAGGCATGCGGGTATGAGCTTGTGTTCGAAACGGAAGATGAGCTTTATTTTGAAAAGAAACGCGATGTGACCAGACCTTCAGGGCAGATTGTTGACCGTGATTTATCGGAAAGAGAACTTATTTCCATTAAAGCTGAGGATGTGAATGTGACAGATGCTAATCTTCAGCGGTTTTCAGTGTCCAATGCCAATCTGAGAAAGTCCAGGTTTCAAAATGTGAATATGTCAGGCAGTCTGCTTGCAGATTCAACCATTGAGGAAGCAAGCTTTTGGTACGCGGGGCTAACGAACAGTACGTTTAGGGCGTGTAATTTAACAAATGTTAAACTGACCGGTTGCCAGATTGAAGGCATGGAAATTAACGGTTTATCGGTGGAGAAAATGATATCGGCTTATAAAAAGGAGAATCAGCATGGTTCATTTAAAGAAAATTGACGAACATAACTGGCTGAAAGCTGTACGATTAAAGGTCCGGACTGATCAGGAGACGTTTGTGGCTTCTAATGCGATATCACTGGCACAGCTAAACTTTTTAACGGACTTTCATGCAATGGGTATCTATCAGGATGATGAAATGGTTGGTTTTACACTATTCGGGCTTGATCGTGACGACGGGGAATATTGGATTTACCGGATGATGATTGATGAAAAACAACAGGGTAAAGGCTATGGTAAAAAGGCGATTCAGCTTGTGATAGATGAAATTCGCAAAGTGAAGGAAGACCGGCACACGACGATCACGTTATCCTATGAACCCGAAAACACTTTTGCGGCGGGCTTATACTCAACCATGGGATTTGTGGAACAGGAGGGTATGATGATTCACGGGGAACAGGTTTCACGCTATACATTCTAATTTTATTCACAACATCATACACTGTCATGATGAAAGGCGGTGTCTGCATATGTGTGGAATAACTGGATGGGTGAGCTGGAAGCGTCCTCTCATAAATGAGTGGGAAACCATTGAAAAAATGGTCGGTACACTGGATAAAAGAGGTCCGGATGCTTATGGTATCAAAGCCATGAGTCATGCACTTTTTGGTCATACCCGGCTGACGGTCATTGATCCGGCGGGTGGTGCACAGCCAATGTCTGCCAAAACAGATAAAGGTCAATTCACGTTAATTTATAATGGTGAGCTCTATAATACAGAGGAATTACGAACAGAACTAAAAAGAAAAGGGCATACGTTTGGAACAAGATCAGATACAGAAGTCGTCCTGCGTGCGTTTATTGAGTGGGGTCCGGAATGTTCGCGACACTTTAACGGCATTTTTGCTTTTGCCATCTGGGATCACAGGCAGGAGGAATTTTTCGCCTGCAGGGACAGACTGGGGGTAAAACCTTTTTTCTATACGGAAAAAGACGGCGAGTTACTGTTTGGCTCAGAGCTGAAGGCGATCCTCGCACATCCGGAGCAAAAGGCACAATTAGACAGGGAAGGGTTGCAGGAGCTAATCGGCCTCGGCCCATCCAGAAAGCCCGGCAGCGGAGTATTGAAAGGGATCAGTGAACTCAGACCTGCCCATGCCATGACGTATACACGAAGAGGACTAAAGGTATGGAGGTATTGGAATGTTAAGTCGGAACAGCACCGTGAAAATGTTGAAGAAACTTCTGCTCATCTAAGAGGTTTGTTTGAAGATGCAGTGAAGCGGCAGCTGGTGTCCGACAAGCCAATTTGCACCTTTCTATCAGGAGGAGTCGACTCAAGCGCAATCAGTTCCGTGGCGGCTAAAGAGCAGGCTTCTGCATTGAATACGTGTTCCATTACTTATGAGGAAAATAGCCTTCACTACAAACCGGATGCATTTAAACCGAGTGAGGATGCACCGGCTATTCAGACCATGTCCGATTTCTTAAAATCTGATCATGAAACCTTTACAATCAGTCAGCAGGAGCTGGGAGGAAGACTAAAGGATGCGGTAAAAGCGAGAGATCTTCCTGGCATGGCGGATATTGATTCATCTCTTTTATGGTTTTGTGAAGGGATTAAGAAAAAATATACCGTTGCCTTGTCTGGTGAATGTGCGGATGAGGTCTTTGGGGGATATCCCTGGTTTCAAAATGAAGCACTGCTGAAGAAGCCGGGATTCCCATGGATTCGCTCCGTGAAAATGAGGGAAGCGTTTATATTACCTGCGTGGAAAACGAAGCTGGATTTGTCAGAATACCTGGTTGAAGAGGCGAAAAAAATACGTGCTGAAACGCCGGGAATGGATGGAGAAGCAGAAACGGACGCGCTGCGCAGGGAAATGGCTTATTTAAATATGATCAGCTTTATGACAACACTGCTGGATCGAAAAGATCGTATGAGTATGGCGGCAGGTCTTGAAGTGCGCGTTCCGTTTGCTGACCACCGAATTGTGGAGTACGCGTGGAATATTCCGTGGGGTATGAAGCAGCATGGTGGCAGGGAGAAGGGCATCTTAAGAAAAGCGCTTGAGGGACTGTTGCCGGATGAGATTTTATACAGGAAGAAAAGTCCTTATCCTAAAACGTATCACCCGGCTTATACAGAAGCTGTGAAAGAGATGCTGAAGGAAGCTTCTGTGAAGAGTTCTTCGGTGCTTCCGGAGCTGTTTTCGAAAACAAAGCTGAATGAACTGATCCGGACAAATGGTGCGTCGTTCAGTGTTCCGTGGTTTGGTCAGCTGATGGCGGGACCGCAGCTGATGGCGTATCTGGTGCAGCTGGATTACTGGTTTGAGGAGTATGGGGTGGAGATTGTGGAGTGAGATGAAGTCAAACCGGGCATGGGGCATCCTTCGCTTTCCACGGCCGCGCGGTGAGCCAGCTGTGCTTCGCACATCTGTCTCACCTGTCGCTCCTCTGCCGTAGGAGTCTACGGATGCCCCATGCCCTATTTGTGCGAGTTTCCAAAACCTTATTTTTATAGGAATGAAAATAATGGTGTGACGCGGATTGGGGTTTGTTTGGCAGGGAGTTTGTTTCGCGTCATAAGGTGGGTTTTGAGGCCTGATGGGTTTTGATGGGATGGTTGGCTTGAATGAAGGAATTCTGATCATTAGTGAGGTAATTGTGTAAGTGTAATGAAGGGAAAAGGGATGTATAAAGATTAAGTGAAGGAATTAAATTTCTGAAAGCCTGAATCTTCTTCTGGAAAGCCTGAATTATTTTTTGAAGCGATTGAATAAGTCACCTTAGTAAAGGAATAAAAATACCGGTCAGCCCATCTGCTTTTGCCGCAGAGGTTCTGGCCGGTTTTTAACTTTAATTTAAAATCAGCTGATAAAAATGAACGTCCTGCCATTCGCCGAATTTGAAGCCTACTTGTTTGAAGTTGCCGACAAATTCGAAACCGAAGCGCTCATGGAGTCTGACGCTGGCTTCGTTTCCACCGGTAATGCCCCCGATCACGACATGAAATTGGCGGTTTTTTGCTTCTCCAAGAATCGCTTGCATCAGTTTTTTACCGATACCTGCGCCCTGGAATTCAGGAGATATGTATATGGACAGCTCGACGGTATCCATATAGGCTTCTTTATCTCGGAATGGGCTCAGGCTGCAGTATCCGGCAACGCGGCCGTCTTTTTCAGCCACAATTAATGGATAGCGGTCCTGGTAGCGGGAGAACCATTCTTTTCGCTGCTCAAGTGTATGAGGTTTTAAGTCAAAGGTAGCCACTGTGTCAGCAACTGCCTGGTTATAAATAGCGGTCATTTCATGAATATCTTTTTCTTCTGCTTTTCGAACAAAAACCATAATACCCTCCAAAAACGTTTCTTCCTATTCTAAATCACAATATAAAAATTGAACAGCCGGCAGGATTTCCAGTTCAGTAAAAAGAATGGTAGTGGATAAGAGAGGAGCGTTTCAATGAAAAATCCTATTCAGCCTAAAATTGGCGGTACATTTATTCCGGTGAAGGATATTGAGGTAGCGAGGGACTGGTATTGTGGTTTGCTCGGTATGTCTGCGTCAGATGAAATTGTTCACGGGCACCTGTATGTCCTGCGATTGCAGGACGGGCACAACCTGATCCTTGACCAGAAAATTTATGCTAAACGAAAAAAGAACACGGTACCGCTTTTTCATTTCAACACAGATGACATTCAGAAAAGCTATGAGTACATAAATGATTTTGAAGCGCAGAATGTGAGCGACATCGAATTTAATGAATTTTTCACATTCGAGGATCCTGATGGAAATGTGCTCATGATTTGCGAATGCAGTAATGACTAATTAAATCTTAACGAGCAATACTAAAGCTGATGGTGCTTGCGTCGGCTTTTTATTTTTGTTCACATCATTATTAAAAACGGTCCGACTTTTAATAACCAGACGCTTATTTATAACAAAGTCATCCATGTAAAATTTTGAATTCAAAATAAAGTCAAACATTCGCGCATTATTTGTCGAATTTCAGGGAAAGGGGTAATAAAACTTATGAAAGACAGGGGATGAATAATGGTCATCAATTTTACAGAAACAAATATGAATATCAACCATAT
Coding sequences:
- a CDS encoding DsrE/DsrF/DrsH-like family protein encodes the protein MSEKKRTTIVLFSGDYDKAMAAYIIANGAAAYDHEVTIFHTFWGLNALRKDGNVDVQKSAMEKMFGKMMPKGADKMGLSKMNFGGLGQKMIKSVMKKHNAMELPNLIEMAQEQEVKLVACTMTMDLLGLQKEELLEEIDYAGVAAYLADAEDGNVNLFI
- a CDS encoding heavy metal translocating P-type ATPase, producing MNQVNETTYRVNGFSCAGCAKTFEKNVKSLEGVEDAQVNFGASKITVKGSTTIEQLEKAGAFEKLRVTDDREPYSPPEKINFFKLHWNVLLSFIFLTAGFMTERTVQEEWISVILLAGAIVIGGYSLFITGFKNLFRLNFDMRTLMTVAVIGAAIIGEWGEGAVVVILFAISEALERYSMDKARASIQSLMDISPKTALIRRGHHEIEVPVDDVRPGDLMIVKPGDKVAMDGVIVKGHSSINQAAITGESIPVEKSEQDSVFAGTLNQEGVLEVEVTKNVQDTTLAKIIHMVEEAQAERAPSQAFVDQFAKYYTPAIIAIAFLVAILPPLVGGADWTQWIYQGLAVLVVGCPCALVISTPVAIVTAIGNAAKQGVLIKGGVYLEEMGKLDTIAFDKTGTLTKGEPSVTDVVAIDPHFDEEKLIHYAAAIEKHSRHPLASAILSKAGDTQQEADGVQSLTGKGIEGTIEGIRYLIGKPALFREKGVKIPEQEVMEELLSEGKTVLVFGTEKQVIGFIGIADEVREMSASVVKRLHELGIKSTIMLTGDNKEAAAAIAKATGVSEVRAELLPEDKLSEVKKLRASGSQVAMVGDGVNDAPALAASTVGIAMGGAGTDTAMETADIALMGDDLEKLPFTVKLSRKALWIIKQNIAFSIGIKVIALLLVVPGWLTLWIAIFADLGATLLVTLNGMRLLRVKEKS
- the asnB gene encoding asparagine synthase (glutamine-hydrolyzing), encoding MCGITGWVSWKRPLINEWETIEKMVGTLDKRGPDAYGIKAMSHALFGHTRLTVIDPAGGAQPMSAKTDKGQFTLIYNGELYNTEELRTELKRKGHTFGTRSDTEVVLRAFIEWGPECSRHFNGIFAFAIWDHRQEEFFACRDRLGVKPFFYTEKDGELLFGSELKAILAHPEQKAQLDREGLQELIGLGPSRKPGSGVLKGISELRPAHAMTYTRRGLKVWRYWNVKSEQHRENVEETSAHLRGLFEDAVKRQLVSDKPICTFLSGGVDSSAISSVAAKEQASALNTCSITYEENSLHYKPDAFKPSEDAPAIQTMSDFLKSDHETFTISQQELGGRLKDAVKARDLPGMADIDSSLLWFCEGIKKKYTVALSGECADEVFGGYPWFQNEALLKKPGFPWIRSVKMREAFILPAWKTKLDLSEYLVEEAKKIRAETPGMDGEAETDALRREMAYLNMISFMTTLLDRKDRMSMAAGLEVRVPFADHRIVEYAWNIPWGMKQHGGREKGILRKALEGLLPDEILYRKKSPYPKTYHPAYTEAVKEMLKEASVKSSSVLPELFSKTKLNELIRTNGASFSVPWFGQLMAGPQLMAYLVQLDYWFEEYGVEIVE
- a CDS encoding GNAT family N-acetyltransferase, which translates into the protein MVFVRKAEEKDIHEMTAIYNQAVADTVATFDLKPHTLEQRKEWFSRYQDRYPLIVAEKDGRVAGYCSLSPFRDKEAYMDTVELSIYISPEFQGAGIGKKLMQAILGEAKNRQFHVVIGGITGGNEASVRLHERFGFEFVGNFKQVGFKFGEWQDVHFYQLILN
- a CDS encoding ArsR/SmtB family transcription factor, encoding MKSEVCCEATNIHPDKVKRSKIHLQETNAANVANLFKALADDTRMKIALILSREDELCVCDVAEVIESSNATASHHLRHLKSLGLAKSRKVGKQVYYSLDDHHVKSLIDLAVEHEKEVQERHESSE
- a CDS encoding VOC family protein, which gives rise to MKNPIQPKIGGTFIPVKDIEVARDWYCGLLGMSASDEIVHGHLYVLRLQDGHNLILDQKIYAKRKKNTVPLFHFNTDDIQKSYEYINDFEAQNVSDIEFNEFFTFEDPDGNVLMICECSND
- a CDS encoding sulfite exporter TauE/SafE family protein, with amino-acid sequence MTIELFIVLFLIGFIGSYISGMLGIGGSIIKYPMLLYIPPLFGLAAFSAHEVAGISAVQVFFATIGGVWAYRKGGYLNKTLIIYMGAAVLIGSLIGGLGSKALSEDTINMVYGILASIAAVMMFVPKKGREDIPYDQIIFNKWLAAGLAFIVGVSAGIVGAAGAFLLVPIMLVVLKIPTRVTIASSLAITFIASIGTTIGKVTTGQVDYLPAAIMVVASLIAAPLGAKLGKKMNTKVLQILLAVIILATAIKIWIDIL
- a CDS encoding metal-sensitive transcriptional regulator is translated as MDYPKETLHRLKRVEGQLRGVLSMMENGKDCKEVVTQLSAVRTAIDRTIGLVVSENLVACVREANETDGREPDELIKEAVNLLVKSR
- a CDS encoding GNAT family N-acetyltransferase; translation: MRELSVRKAEQHDIQALTALSDQVFSKEAERWMPEGGTDANVQPPGYADPEMMQYMSAHLDVLCLELEGVLIGGAVLTFPARGYARIDRIFIAVSQQGKGYGKQAMKQLEKQYPDRFKWQLETSARQLPNRYFYQACGYELVFETEDELYFEKKRDVTRPSGQIVDRDLSERELISIKAEDVNVTDANLQRFSVSNANLRKSRFQNVNMSGSLLADSTIEEASFWYAGLTNSTFRACNLTNVKLTGCQIEGMEINGLSVEKMISAYKKENQHGSFKEN
- the abc-f gene encoding ribosomal protection-like ABC-F family protein; the encoded protein is MTILLELKEIKMAVKARTLFEIDELTIRKGDRIGLVGKNGSGKSTLLHLVAGKLQAEEGELFKNGHITLLPQLKNTDTVKSGGEVTQEYINQAFAEKPDLLLADEPTTNLDVEHVQSLEQHLERFPGSILMVSHDRAFLDKLCTKIWEIDEGKIQEFKGNYSAFAETKALRRRQQEEAHVQYERKKKQLEDAIEEKEKRAKRATKKPKDGTEIESKNAKPYFAKKQKKLRQTAKALETRLKQMEKVERPRELPPVKMNLPNESDMKGRAIIRFDKQIITAGDKKLFSIKPFHIKGGQKLGLIGENGSGKTTLIRAVLDGKEDIHVSPSVKFGYFSQNLDRLKTDKTILANVSEDSIQKEDLIRTVLARLHFYGDDVYKPVSVLSGGERVKVAFAKVFLGDLNVLVMDEPTNFLDIEAVEALESLLMDYRGTVLFVSHDRQLTSRLATRILEIKKGELHVFDGTLADYQAYQPSESRDESKDQLLMVETKISEVLSRISLMPDPVLEEEFQALVQKKRELLQKTK
- a CDS encoding GNAT family N-acetyltransferase; translation: MVHLKKIDEHNWLKAVRLKVRTDQETFVASNAISLAQLNFLTDFHAMGIYQDDEMVGFTLFGLDRDDGEYWIYRMMIDEKQQGKGYGKKAIQLVIDEIRKVKEDRHTTITLSYEPENTFAAGLYSTMGFVEQEGMMIHGEQVSRYTF